TGTTAAAGGGTCTGCTGCATAAAGCGCCTTCTCAAGAAGAGTAACTCTCTCAAGTCTGTGAACAGGGTTATGCTTTTTTACTGCCTCAACAATTCTTTCATCAAAACCATTTAACTTCAAAAATTCTGCACCTACGATACTATGGAGATGAGGTTTGTCTTTGGTTGTGTCAAGGTCGATATCATGAACAAGACCTGCAATTCCAAATAAATCTTCATCTTCGTTAAATCGCCTTGCAATCTCTCTCATAACCGCTTCAACTGCAAGCGAATGCTTAAAAAGATTTGTATCAAGTTTACTTTTTACAAGTTTCTTAATATCTTCTCTTTCCATACAAAGGTATTATAATATATCTTAGAGGTTTTAAAAAGTTTATATGGCAATCTACTTTCTTAGAGAAAGCAAAATCGAAAACAGAACCATATTTGTTGAGGGCGAATTGTTACATCACCTTAAAAATGTCCTAAGAGTTAAAAAGGGTGAAATTTTCAAATTCTTTGACTCTGATCACATCTATTTAACGGAATGTGTAGAAGTAGGTAAAGATAACTTAATTTTCAAAATAATTGAAGTTTCTAAAATCGAAAAATCGAAAATCCACTTTCATATTGCACAAAGCATTATCGACAAAGGCGAACTTGAAAATGCAATCCGCTTTCTTGTTTCTGCAAAAGTTGAAAAAATCTCGCTTATACAAACAAAAAGAAGTCCAAATGAATTAAAAGAATCTCAATTCAATCGACTCAAGGATATTGCGCTTAACACAGCAGAACAGAGCGAGGTATGTTTCGTGCCTGAAATTAAGTATTTTAGAAACCTTGATGAAGTTATAAATGAAGTTATAAAAAACACTACACAAAATGCCTTTGCGCTTCACTTTGGCGGAGATTATACTCTTAAAGATATTCCCCAGCTTATTAATCCACAAAAACCGATAACATTTTTTGTGGGTCCTGAAGGGGGTTTTACAGCTGAAGAGGTTTTGAAGTTCAAAGACGCAAATATAAGAATCGTAACCCTTAAAAGCGGGGTTCTTCGATCTCAATTTGCAGGCGTTATTACAGTGCTTACTACTCTTGAATTGATTGCTTTACAAGATTAATCGCTTCTTGAAGCCTTCCTTTAACCTCGTCTTTTCCAAGGATAAGGAATATTTTCCAAAGTTCTGGACCATTTCGAGAGTAAAATAGTGCAACCCTCAGAGGATGGTATATCT
The Caldisericum sp. genome window above contains:
- a CDS encoding HD domain-containing protein; translated protein: MEREDIKKLVKSKLDTNLFKHSLAVEAVMREIARRFNEDEDLFGIAGLVHDIDLDTTKDKPHLHSIVGAEFLKLNGFDERIVEAVKKHNPVHRLERVTLLEKALYAADPLTGLITACALIKGKNLDNVTVDFVLKRFKEKRFAEGANREQIASCSEFGLTLEEFVALGLDAMKGIKKELGL
- a CDS encoding 16S rRNA (uracil(1498)-N(3))-methyltransferase → MAIYFLRESKIENRTIFVEGELLHHLKNVLRVKKGEIFKFFDSDHIYLTECVEVGKDNLIFKIIEVSKIEKSKIHFHIAQSIIDKGELENAIRFLVSAKVEKISLIQTKRSPNELKESQFNRLKDIALNTAEQSEVCFVPEIKYFRNLDEVINEVIKNTTQNAFALHFGGDYTLKDIPQLINPQKPITFFVGPEGGFTAEEVLKFKDANIRIVTLKSGVLRSQFAGVITVLTTLELIALQD